In Tubulanus polymorphus chromosome 2, tnTubPoly1.2, whole genome shotgun sequence, a single window of DNA contains:
- the LOC141898989 gene encoding uncharacterized protein LOC141898989, with amino-acid sequence MAALPSFRVNPSNHVFSECGLDFAGPFYTKQGRGKARHKRYLLLLVDLQVRAVHLEMTFGLDTDSFLNGFVRFAARRGWPRLCVSDNGSSFVSGDKEIQNLVKELDNERITANLANKGVKWMFNPPAAPHFGGVFETMIRSSKRAIKAVIGTADVTDEELLTVITGAESLLNSRPLIAPGSNVNEEPMLTPNHFMIGRLGGPVTPDSVDYTPFSLRSRWRFCQDLLKQYWVKWLDEIVKCLADRKKWSHERANMKAGDVVLLVDPSLPRRDW; translated from the coding sequence ATGGCAGCATTGCCAAGTTTTCGAGTAAATCCTTCGAATCACGTATTCTCAGAATGTGGTCTAGATTTTGCTGGCCCATTCTACACTAAGCAAGGACGCGGTAAGGCGCGACACAAGAGATATCTTCTGTTACTGGTCGATCTTCAAGTGCGGGCAGTTCATTTAGAGATGACGTTCGGATTAGACACagattcatttctgaatggGTTTGTCAGATTTGCAGCTCGTCGAGGTTGGCCAAGACTATGCGTATCGGATAACGGAAGTTCGTTTGTGTCGGGAGACAAAGAAATACAAAATCTAGTTAAGGAGTTAGACAATGAAAGAATAACTGCTAACCTGGCCAATAAAGGGGTGAAATGGATGTTCAATCCACCAGCCGCACCCCATTTCGGAGGGGTATTCGAGACAATGATCAGGTCATCGAAGAGAGCTATCAAAGCAGTGATAGGAACGGCAGATGTCACAGACGAAGAGTTACTGACCGTTATAACGGGAGCAGAAAGCTTATTAAACTCTAGACCCCTCATAGCACCAGGTTCAAATGTTAACGAAGAGCCAATGCTGACACCTAATCATTTCATGATTGGAAGATTAGGGGGACCGGTAACTCCAGACTCCGTGGACTACACCCCATTTTCCCTCAGAAGTAGATGGCGTTTCTGCCAAGACCTTCTCAAGCAATATTGGGTTAAGTGGTTGGATGAAATCGTAAAATGTTTAGCGGATAGAAAGAAGTGGAGTCACGAAAGAGCTAATATGAAAGCTGGAGATGTAGTGCTATTGGTTGATCCATCGCTACCGAGACGTGATTGGTGA
- the LOC141898990 gene encoding uncharacterized protein LOC141898990, which yields MQETWIQGLDWDQRLPDELKNKWISWVEDLKQIQQLRIPRCLKNRGIISSKRLHTFVDASVKAYAACVYMRCIYEDGTVSTQLIASKSRVAPTKSLSIPELELMAAYIGVELTQRINRNLQISEIEYWSDSMDVIFWIRNQSRNFKTFVATESDIYMNIRLRHSGITYRKTRTPQTKSPEA from the coding sequence ATGCAAGAAACCTGGATCCAAGGTTTGGACTGGGATCAACGTCTACCGgatgaattgaaaaacaaatggATTAGCTGGGTTGAAGACCTGAAGCAAATACAGCAACTTAGAATACCCAGATGTCTGAAAAATCGAGGAATTATTTCTTCGAAAAGACTGCATACATTTGTTGATGCATCAGTGAAAGCCTATGCAGCTTGTGTGTATATGAGGTGTATATACGAAGATGGCACGGTATCCACTCAGTTAATTGCATCGAAATCTCGAGTTGCACCAACGAAAAGTTTATCCATCCCCGAGTTAGAACTGATGGCAGCGTATATAGGGGTAGAATTAACTCAACGAATAAACCGAAATCTACAAATCAGTGAAATCGAGTACTGGAGTGATTCAATGGACGTCATTTTTTGGATTAGAAATCAAAGCCGAAATTTCAAGACTTTTGTAGCGACAGAGTCTGATATATACATGAACATTCGTCTCCGTCACAGTGGAATCACGTACCGAAAGACAAGAACCCCGCAGACAAAGTCACCAGAGGCATGA
- the LOC141898992 gene encoding uncharacterized protein LOC141898992 has protein sequence MSTPNMENDDIEQTPHSIDHEKELRRLKKTEKCKLSMQRNALFVLVNDENVITDEILQHIALVEQSYMNVSSIIDSLENLYLENNRQKEADKTLLEGETMTDEFETEMATIRGRLSTRGHNGEANRPTRPPPDSTARGTRQVTTGRLESIRVPEFSGDKTEFDTYWMAFIEVVDKSDESPAGKMIRLINSPRGKAKDSIKGLGYTETEYEAAKNILSNKYGGKCRQLQNYLDEVERLEPVKGGNIDGLSKLSEALNIAVAKLRASNRIEDLQNGAWYRLVCKKVPESLLIKYYEHLENELETEGLEGLSIWLTHVVKRQARARETVRGLKENSYDRQTVTTGGRRTFVTHRDPGVQTCRICKSTNKHDIENCRDWKKMNIDDRWTAAKRNGLCFRCLKSNHRGIDCKTHRRCGINDCPRSHHKSLHKDIIQKSEPELPTETFQNSPNSYCSVRNKDTVLIGMRAVPVLIKNNGNSRKVIMLIDECSDVSYINITVAQELRLKGKNEKINVKVMDGTEIRSTVMKTHAEIFHVNGNQLTAGTFFVIDQVCGEMPVINWKSLQKIGLI, from the coding sequence atgTCGACTCCAAACATGGAAAACGACGATATAGAGCAGACTCCGCATTCCATTGACCATGAAAAGGAGTTACGGAGATTAAAAAAgacggaaaaatgtaaattatcAATGCAGCGCAATGCGCTGTTTGTATTGGTAAATGATGAAAACGTCATAACCGACGAAATACTTCAACATATCGCCTTGGTTGAACAATCATATATGAATGTCTCTAGTATAATagattcattagaaaatttgtatttagaaaataatcgaCAGAAAGAGGCCGACAAAACACTCCTAGAAGGAGAGACAATGACCGACGAGTTTGAGACCGAAATGGCCACAATTCGAGGAAGACTGAGCACAAGAGGACATAATGGAGAAGCTAATAGACCGACCAGACCGCCTCCAGATTCGACGGCCAGAGGTACACGACAGGTCACCACTGGACGACTTGAAAGCATTAGAGTCCCTGAATTTAGTGGGGATAAGACGGAATTCGATACTTACTGGATGGCGTTTATAGAGGTCGTTGATAAGAGTGACGAAAGTCCGGCGGGAAAAATGATCCGCCTCATAAACAGTCCCCGAGGTAAAGCGAAAGATTCCATTAAGGGCCTAGGCTATACTGAAACAGAATACGAAGCGGCCAAAAACATTTTGAGCAACAAATACGGCGGAAAATGTCGccaattacaaaattatttagatgaaGTTGAAAGATTAGAACCAGTTAAGGGAGGAAATATCGACGGACTCTCAAAATTGTCCGAAGCCTTGAATATAGCGGTGGCAAAATTACGCGCCAGCAACAGGATCGAAGATTTACAGAACGGGGCGTGGTACCGTCTTGTATGTAAGAAAGTTCCAGAAAGCCTTCTTATAAAATACTACGAACATCTAGAGAATGAACTCGAAACAGAGGGCCTTGAGGGACTATCTATATGGCTTACCCATGTGGTTAAACGACAAGCTAGAGCCAGAGagacagttagaggactcaaGGAAAACAGTTACGATAGACAGACTGTGACCACAGGTGGACGAAGGACGTTCGTCACACATCGCGATCCAGGTGTACAGACATGTAGAATTTGTAAATCCACAAACAAGCATGACATAGAGAATTGTCGAGATTGGAAAAAAATGAACATTGACGATAGGTGGACTGCCGCTAAGCGAAATGGACTGTGTTTTCGATGCCTGAAATCGAATCATAGAGGTATAGACTGTAAAACGCACAGGAGATGTGGTATTAACGACTGTCCAAGAAGCCACCATAAATCGTTGCACAAGGATATCATTCAGAAGTCAGAACCCGAATTACCTACAGAAACCTTTCAAAATTCACCGAATTCTTACTGCTCCGTCAGAAACAAGGACACCGTACTGATAGGTATGAGGGCCGTGCCAGTACTCATAAAGAATAACGGAAATTCGAGAAAAGTCATCATGTTAATCGATGAATGTAGTGATGTTAGCTACATAAACATAACGGTCGCACAGGAATTGAGACTCAAGggaaaaaatgagaaaataaatgtaaaagtAATGGACGGAACCGAAATTCGCTCTACAGTGATGAAAACACATGCCGAAATATTCCACGTCAACGGAAACCAATTAACCGCAGGCACTTTCTTCGTGATAGATCAAGTTTGCGGTGAGATGCCAGTTATTAACTGGAAAAGTTTGCAAAAAATTGGCCTCATTTGA
- the LOC141898991 gene encoding uncharacterized protein LOC141898991: MDDTITSVDSIEETQELRQQLTTVSETGGFHYRKWISNEPDALIGVEIADRANGDVEIQVEKTDSNSILGMKWRPRSDTLTYDNNLPNREVTTKRELLQAISTVFDPRGLI, translated from the coding sequence ATGGACGACACAATAACATCAGTTGACAGTATTGAAGAAACGCAAGAATTGAGACAACAGTTGACAACCGTGAGTGAAACCGGCGGTTTCCACTATAGAAAGTGGATTTCAAACGAACCTGATGCCTTAATTGGAGTTGAAATAGCAGATCGAGCCAATGGTGATGTAGAAATCCAAGTAGAGAAGACCGATTCCAATTCTATATTAGGCATGAAATGGAGACCACGATCAGACACTCTGACATATGACAACAATTTGCCTAACCGAGAGGTGACAACCAAACGTGAATTGTTGCAAGCCATATCCACTGTATTTGACCCACGTGGATTGATTTAA
- the LOC141900835 gene encoding uncharacterized protein LOC141900835, with product MGKCTFQDSWLHHPEYRSWIEHVPNSIHKFRCRICMKSNELGAGGLGALKSHMKSNLHLSGGSIVSQTVRLDDMFGKKDLNNNRYRITFSEHKCKYLASFGINPYFREKFSSKLNGTPYVMLFDESLNDHNQKKQLDVHLRYWDNNKVVTSEYVKTEFNKESTLLNIGSCGLHIVHNSFKAGSTKSGWDIETLLRSLYSLFKDSPARREDYETVTGSSIFPMKFCAHRWLDNIPAVERAVEIWTSIQKYVLYVETKLKNSEKPTCKAYVEVKNAASDDVVIPRFYAFLSIAKILRPFLVDFQSDRPLMPFMASQFFIILRSLMKRFIKGDLMKDADNLSKLLAIDVESSNNYRIHTDIDVGHIAEKKLKELLALKQISERMAMDFRMRVRSFLVAVVVKIKAKSPVRYTVVQNMKCLDPVYLASHPDICKSKFKRILSSLNHCKIVPDKDCDDLRNEFEDFVDMKVAQHKSVFVDFDWKKDRLDCLYYDYMGTDDFSNLWPVVKNLLMLSHGQAAVEQGFSVNHQIEEDNLSELSYRALRFICDCVKSVGGVRNVEINTELISYCGSAHSRYKAYIDKNRKQNEDSARAQKRKLEVMKLDELKSKKRALEIDISSLQDQADLFGEQALGTKMQTETHSLVVKSVKMRKSVKSKKPELETVETEIQTQSKVIDSV from the exons ATGGGAAAATGTACATTTCAAGATTCGTGGCTTCATCATCCGGAGTACCGTAGCTGGATTGAACATGTTCCGAATTCTATTCATAAGTTTAGATGTAGAATTTGCATGAAATCGAACGAACTTGGAGCCGGTGGTTTGGGAGCTTTGAAGTCTCACATGAAAAGTAACCTACACCTATCTGGTGGATCGATAGTCTCTCAAACAGTTAGATTAGATGATATGTTTGGCAAAAAAGATCTCAACAACAATCGCT ACCGAATTACATTTAGTGAACATAAATGTAAATACCTTGCTTCGTTTGGAATTAATCCGTACTTTCGTGAAAAGTTCTCGTCGAAACTTAATGGTACCCCATACGTCATGCTGTTTGACGAGTCACTGAATGATCACAaccaaaaaaaacaattgGATGTACATTTGCGATACTGGGACAACAACAAGGTAGTGACAAG TGAATATGTGAAAACAGAATTCAACAAAGAGTCTACCTTGCTCAATATTGGAAGCTGTGGGCTCCATATTGTGCATAATTCGTTCAAGGCTGGCTCAACTAAATCTGGATGGGACATTGAAACACTATTGCGAAGTCTGTATAGTCTGTTTAAAGATTCCCCTGCTCGaagagaagattatgaaaccGTAACCGGTAGTTCCATATTTCCGATGAAGTTCTGCGCTCATAG GTGGCTGGATAATATTCCTGCAGTGGAAAGAGCAGTTGAAATTTGGACATCTATTCAGAAATACGTTTTGTATGTGGAAACGAAATTGAAGAATAGTGAAAAGCCAACATGTAAGGCGTACGTTGAAGTGAAGAATGCTGCATCAGATGATGTTGTGATTCCACGTTTTTATGCATTCTTATCAATAGCTAAGATACTCAGACCTTTTCTAGTTGATTTTCAAAGTGATCGACCTCTTATGCCTTTTATGGCATCTCAGTTCTTCATTATATTAAGAAGTTTAATGAAAAGATTTATTAAAGGTGATCTAATGAAAGACGCTGATAATCTGTCAAAGCTTTTGGCAATTGATGTTGAGAGCTCTAACAATTACCGTATTCATACTGATATAGATGTAGGGCACATTGCAGAGAAAAAACTGAAAGAATTACTTGCTTTgaagcaaatttcagaaagaatGGCAATGGACTTTAGAATGCGAGTGAGATCTTTTCTAGTTGCTGTAGTGGTCAAAATTAAAGCTAAGTCACCTGTTAGATATACTGTAGTGCAAAATATGAAGTGTCTAGACCCCGTATACCTAGCTTCCCATCCGGACATTTGTAAATCGAAATTCAAAAGAATACTTTCATCACTAAATCACTGTAAAATTGTTCCCGATAAAGATTGCgatgatttgagaaatgaatttgaagatTTTGTAGATATGAAAGTGGCACAACATAAATCTGTTTTTGTGGATTTTGATTGGAAAAAGGACAGGCTTGATTGTCTGTATTATGATTACATGGGTActgatgacttcagtaatttGTGGCCGGTAGTGAAGAACTTACTTATGTTATCTCATGGCCAAGCTGCCGTTGAACAAGGCTTTTCTGTTAACCACCAAATTGAGGAAGATAACTTATCTGAACTGTCATATCGTGCTTTGCGATTCATTTGTGATTGTGTGAAAAGTGTTGGTGGTGTAAGAAATGTTGAAATCAATACTGAGCTCATATCGTATTGCGGCTCTGCACATAGTCGTTACAAAGCTTATATTGATAAGAATAGAAAGCAAAACGAAGATTCCGCTAGAGCTCAAAAACGTAAACTTGAAGTGatgaaattagatgaattgaaAAGTAAGAAAAGGGCGTTGGAGATAGACATTAGTTCATTGCAAGATCAAGCAGATTTGTTTGGAGAGCAGGCATTGGGTACCAAGATGCAAACTGAAACCCATAGTCTAGTAGTGAAATCAGTCAAAATGAGAAAAAGCGTGAAGAGTAAAAAACCTGAACTGGAAACTGTTGAAACAGAAATACAGACACAGTCAAAGGTCATTGATAGCGTGTAG